The Flavobacterium praedii genome window below encodes:
- a CDS encoding threonine/serine exporter family protein: MDFVLLEKGIWLGCAAIGFAVLFNVPRRTLGIIYIIAALGGLIKFYLISQEIGLVFAALCGSSTIGFLSVLAAHYRKAPPMTFALPALIPMIPGLFAYKAMVGVMELTAEKDPELYSKLFFETTSNGLKALFIILALAAGVAIPMLITRKETVKRIKVDAVLEKQLENLEEEN, from the coding sequence ATGGATTTTGTATTATTAGAAAAAGGAATTTGGCTGGGTTGTGCAGCAATAGGTTTTGCAGTATTATTCAATGTGCCTCGTAGAACTTTAGGAATTATTTACATTATAGCTGCTCTTGGCGGATTGATTAAATTTTATTTGATTTCACAAGAAATAGGATTGGTATTTGCAGCCTTATGCGGATCCAGCACCATTGGTTTTTTGAGTGTCTTGGCGGCTCATTATAGAAAAGCGCCCCCAATGACATTTGCATTACCGGCATTAATCCCAATGATTCCGGGATTGTTTGCCTATAAAGCCATGGTAGGCGTTATGGAATTGACTGCCGAAAAGGATCCTGAACTGTACTCCAAACTTTTTTTTGAAACAACAAGCAATGGACTAAAAGCTTTATTTATCATTTTGGCATTGGCCGCAGGAGTTGCGATCCCGATGCTTATCACCCGTAAGGAAACTGTGAAGCGAATAAAAGTTGATGCTGTTCTCGAGAAACAACTCGAAAACTTAGAAGAAGAAAATTAG
- a CDS encoding threonine/serine ThrE exporter family protein: MEVIAKPNKYELGEMLLEIGSLLMVSGANTERVKMTISRIAGAFGCDSDLMITNHALMITLTYQNKIKTFTSVKWVPNMHLNFNLIADISTMSWKIVEEKWSVERINKEMKSLDRKALYPRFAVLFLVALAGASFCRILGGELIEMIICFLGSFLGLYARQETMKLKFNFYLCVYFAALTSSFTVGLYSFLNPDATYVHALSTSVLFLIPGVPMINSFSDLIDGNILNGTTRGVNVLVIAFAIALGLMTSLLIFNLH, from the coding sequence ATGGAAGTAATTGCAAAACCCAATAAATATGAATTAGGAGAAATGCTCCTAGAAATAGGTTCCTTGCTTATGGTCTCTGGAGCCAATACAGAACGTGTCAAAATGACGATCAGCAGAATAGCTGGTGCATTTGGTTGTGATTCTGATTTGATGATTACCAATCATGCCTTAATGATTACTTTGACCTATCAAAACAAAATCAAAACCTTTACCAGTGTAAAATGGGTGCCCAACATGCATCTTAACTTCAACCTTATTGCCGATATCAGCACCATGAGTTGGAAAATTGTAGAAGAAAAATGGTCTGTCGAACGCATCAACAAAGAAATGAAATCGTTAGACAGGAAAGCTTTATACCCTAGATTTGCTGTCTTGTTTTTGGTGGCTTTGGCAGGAGCTTCATTTTGTAGAATTCTAGGTGGAGAATTAATCGAAATGATAATTTGTTTCCTAGGGAGTTTCTTAGGCCTTTATGCAAGACAAGAAACCATGAAGCTCAAATTTAACTTCTATTTGTGCGTTTATTTTGCAGCACTAACCTCCTCTTTTACTGTAGGTCTATATTCTTTTTTGAATCCAGATGCAACCTACGTTCATGCCCTATCCACTTCAGTATTGTTCTTAATTCCTGGAGTTCCAATGATCAATTCTTTCTCCGATTTAATTGACGGTAACATATTAAACGGAACCACCAGAGGCGTAAATGTGCTTGTTATTGCATTTGCCATTGCTTTAGGATTGATGACTTCATTATTAATTTTTAATTTACACTAA
- a CDS encoding DNA cytosine methyltransferase has product MKEKISIEEFDGKKFKIRTLEEDNNKKAVVTHYLHNYHNGIKKHYEKEAKIYLKEIVEYKNQEENIDIVSDVALQQLLFEVENVPFPTPKNYTFKFIDLFAGIGGFRMAMQNLGGKCVFTSEWDENAKKTYRANFGETPFGDITKVSTKNYIPDNFDVLCAGFPCQAFSIAGKRGGFEDTRGTLFFDVAEIIKTKKPKAIFLENVKGLRSHDKGKTLETILNVLRNDLGYFVPEPQIINAKEFGVPQNRERIYIVGFRKDLEINSFEYPEPFEEKVFFKNVKEKKVVPTKYYLSTQYLQTLINHKARHAGKGNGFGFAIIKDDEISNSILVGGMGRERNLVIDKRITDFTPTTHIKGEVNREGIRKMTPREWARLQGFPDNFIIPVADASAYKQFGNSVAVPAIQATAEKIIELIKAKL; this is encoded by the coding sequence ATGAAAGAGAAAATATCAATAGAAGAATTTGATGGAAAAAAGTTTAAGATTCGAACTTTGGAAGAAGATAATAACAAAAAAGCAGTAGTAACTCATTATCTCCATAACTATCATAACGGTATCAAAAAACACTATGAAAAAGAAGCTAAAATTTATTTAAAAGAAATTGTTGAATATAAAAATCAAGAAGAAAATATAGATATTGTTTCTGATGTGGCACTACAACAATTACTGTTTGAAGTAGAAAATGTTCCTTTTCCAACTCCGAAAAATTACACTTTCAAATTCATTGATTTGTTTGCAGGAATTGGTGGATTTAGAATGGCAATGCAAAATCTAGGAGGAAAGTGTGTATTTACAAGCGAATGGGATGAAAATGCTAAAAAAACCTATAGAGCAAATTTTGGAGAAACTCCTTTTGGAGATATAACAAAAGTAAGCACTAAAAATTATATACCAGATAATTTTGATGTTTTATGTGCAGGGTTTCCATGTCAAGCATTTTCTATTGCAGGAAAAAGAGGTGGTTTTGAAGATACAAGAGGAACCCTTTTTTTTGATGTAGCAGAAATTATAAAAACAAAGAAACCAAAAGCAATTTTCTTAGAAAATGTTAAAGGCTTAAGAAGCCATGACAAAGGAAAAACGTTAGAAACTATATTAAACGTTTTGAGAAATGATTTAGGATATTTTGTTCCAGAGCCACAAATAATTAATGCCAAAGAATTCGGTGTGCCACAAAATAGAGAACGTATTTACATTGTAGGTTTTAGAAAAGATTTGGAAATAAATTCTTTTGAATATCCTGAACCTTTTGAAGAAAAGGTGTTTTTTAAAAATGTAAAAGAGAAAAAAGTTGTTCCAACTAAATATTATTTATCAACTCAGTATTTACAAACTCTGATTAATCACAAAGCAAGACATGCTGGTAAAGGAAATGGATTTGGTTTCGCAATTATTAAAGATGATGAAATATCAAATTCGATTCTAGTTGGTGGAATGGGAAGAGAAAGAAATCTTGTTATTGATAAACGAATAACAGATTTTACGCCAACAACACATATTAAAGGCGAAGTTAATCGTGAAGGAATCAGAAAAATGACTCCTCGAGAATGGGCAAGATTACAAGGCTTTCCTGATAATTTTATTATTCCAGTTGCAGATGCTTCAGCTTATAAACAATTTGGAAATTCTGTTGCAGTTCCTGCAATTCAGGCAACGGCGGAGAAAATTATTGAATTAATAAAAGCTAAATTATGA
- a CDS encoding L,D-transpeptidase family protein: MRKSIVLLALFVFGSSLSVLSCKKKDDDTIKSPLTSTTPAKASSLIPFDSTLVTVFFKKYPELNKYHQETTELYQKRNYQYVWFDSKGMLEVGHLLYNKLNNIEEEGIKTTIPYKNKLDSLFLTKVENNKINIDDELLLTTLYFFYTHKVLKGIDPKKSIELGWYLPRKKESYVGYLDSIIANPSLITKNEKEQLSQYYKLKEVLQKYRTLQKNDSWTPIEMDSSQVALNPGDSATTIAQIRKRLYQLEDLTKDSKSAIYDEDLKAGILKYQARNGIKENTSITKKLITSLNVSIEDRIKTIMVNMERCRWIDVDISKVAALIVINIPAFQLTYLKEGKAVLNSNVVVGKDINKTVIFSADMRYIVFSPYWNVPKSIITKEIKPSIAKNPNYLAQHNMEWHEGGIRQKPGPKNSLGLIKFLFPNNNSIYLHDTPSKNLFNEEKRAFSHGCIRVAKPVELANEILKDDKNWTPEKINAAMHKGKESWYTLKNKIPVYIGYFTAWVDDNGEIHFYDDVYKRDDRLATMLFEE, translated from the coding sequence ATGAGAAAATCAATTGTGTTGCTTGCCCTCTTTGTTTTTGGTTCCTCACTTTCTGTACTTTCTTGCAAAAAAAAGGACGATGACACTATAAAATCACCACTTACCAGTACTACTCCTGCCAAAGCATCCAGTCTAATTCCATTTGATAGCACTTTGGTAACTGTTTTTTTTAAAAAGTATCCAGAATTAAATAAATATCATCAAGAAACTACCGAATTATATCAAAAACGAAATTATCAATACGTTTGGTTTGATTCAAAAGGAATGCTAGAAGTTGGTCATTTGCTGTATAACAAATTAAACAATATAGAAGAGGAAGGAATTAAAACTACTATTCCATATAAAAATAAATTGGACAGCCTTTTTCTGACCAAGGTAGAGAACAACAAAATAAATATTGATGATGAATTATTACTGACCACACTTTATTTTTTTTATACCCATAAAGTATTAAAAGGAATTGATCCCAAAAAATCAATAGAATTGGGTTGGTACTTGCCTAGAAAAAAGGAATCGTATGTTGGTTATTTGGATTCTATTATTGCTAATCCTTCCTTGATTACCAAAAACGAGAAAGAACAACTAAGCCAATATTACAAATTAAAAGAGGTATTGCAAAAATACAGAACGTTACAAAAAAACGATTCTTGGACTCCTATAGAAATGGATTCAAGCCAAGTGGCATTAAATCCTGGAGATTCTGCCACAACAATTGCACAAATTAGAAAACGGTTGTATCAGTTAGAAGACCTAACAAAGGACTCGAAAAGTGCAATATATGATGAAGATCTAAAAGCAGGAATTCTAAAATATCAAGCTCGAAATGGAATTAAAGAAAACACCTCAATAACCAAAAAACTAATTACCTCATTGAATGTTTCAATAGAAGATCGTATTAAAACCATCATGGTCAATATGGAACGTTGCCGCTGGATTGACGTAGATATTTCAAAGGTCGCAGCCTTAATTGTAATTAATATTCCTGCTTTTCAATTGACTTATTTAAAAGAGGGAAAAGCAGTTTTAAACTCGAATGTTGTGGTGGGGAAAGATATAAACAAGACAGTAATTTTTAGTGCAGACATGCGCTATATCGTTTTTAGCCCGTACTGGAATGTTCCCAAAAGCATCATCACAAAGGAAATTAAACCTAGCATAGCCAAAAATCCAAACTATCTGGCTCAACACAATATGGAATGGCATGAAGGGGGCATTAGACAAAAACCAGGTCCGAAAAATTCATTGGGATTAATAAAATTCTTGTTTCCCAATAACAATTCAATTTACCTGCATGACACGCCTTCCAAAAATTTATTTAACGAAGAGAAAAGGGCCTTTAGCCACGGCTGCATCCGAGTAGCTAAACCTGTAGAACTCGCAAACGAAATCCTAAAAGACGATAAAAACTGGACACCCGAAAAGATCAACGCCGCCATGCATAAAGGCAAAGAATCTTGGTACACACTAAAGAATAAAATTCCGGTTTACATTGGTTATTTTACCGCATGGGTTGATGACAACGGTGAAATCCATTTTTATGATGATGTTTACAAAAGAGACGATCGGCTAGCTACCATGTTGTTTGAGGAATAA
- a CDS encoding porin family protein, producing MRLFKILLLGAFVVLVSNTISAQAIGVRAGANISNIDVNGLNTNAKTGLYVGIYKEIPLIKGLLFVQPELQYSQEGFSTKNAPDTKIDYLTVPILAKVYAVKLLSFETGPQFAFKVSDNANFLDAKSFVPSWAFGMSLNLPLGLSINGRYISSLNDTFNNVDGKNQVFQIGAAFQF from the coding sequence ATGCGATTATTTAAAATTTTATTACTGGGTGCGTTTGTTGTATTAGTTTCTAATACCATATCAGCACAAGCGATTGGAGTTAGAGCAGGAGCCAACATTTCGAATATTGATGTAAATGGCTTGAACACAAATGCCAAAACAGGACTTTATGTTGGTATTTATAAAGAAATCCCATTAATTAAGGGCTTGCTTTTTGTACAACCGGAACTTCAATACTCACAAGAAGGATTCTCTACCAAAAATGCTCCAGACACAAAGATAGATTACCTTACTGTGCCCATTTTAGCAAAAGTATATGCTGTTAAATTATTGAGTTTTGAAACAGGACCACAATTTGCATTTAAAGTCTCAGACAATGCGAATTTTTTAGATGCAAAAAGTTTTGTGCCTTCATGGGCATTTGGAATGTCGCTAAACTTACCACTAGGATTATCCATAAATGGCCGTTACATTTCTAGTTTAAATGATACTTTTAATAATGTGGATGGAAAAAATCAAGTTTTTCAAATAGGTGCTGCTTTTCAATTTTAA
- a CDS encoding nuclear transport factor 2 family protein, with protein MKVFFLSLAILSVFSFDAFQHKELDKKEEVNKTLDAWHKAASEANFNAYFGLMTKDAVFIGTDPSENWNYKNFQAFAKPFFDKGKAWNFKAMERHIYFDESGKIAWFDELLNTQMKICRGSGVLVKIGKDWKIKHYVLSMTIPNENTDQVIKIIAPIEDVLIQNKQIK; from the coding sequence ATGAAAGTATTTTTTTTAAGTTTAGCAATATTATCAGTTTTTAGTTTTGACGCTTTTCAACATAAAGAATTAGACAAAAAAGAAGAGGTAAATAAAACACTTGATGCTTGGCACAAAGCGGCTTCCGAAGCAAATTTTAATGCCTATTTTGGATTAATGACCAAAGACGCCGTTTTTATTGGGACAGATCCGTCTGAGAATTGGAATTATAAAAACTTTCAAGCTTTTGCAAAACCCTTTTTCGATAAAGGCAAGGCATGGAATTTTAAAGCAATGGAACGTCATATTTATTTTGATGAATCAGGAAAAATAGCTTGGTTTGATGAACTTTTAAATACACAAATGAAAATTTGTAGGGGTTCTGGAGTTTTGGTCAAAATTGGTAAAGATTGGAAAATAAAGCATTATGTTCTATCCATGACAATTCCCAACGAAAATACCGACCAAGTAATCAAAATCATTGCGCCAATAGAAGACGTATTGATACAAAATAAGCAAATCAAATGA
- the trmB gene encoding tRNA (guanosine(46)-N7)-methyltransferase TrmB: protein MGSKNKLKRFKENETFNNVFQPTREEVVGDLFPLKGKWNSDFFKNENPLVLELGCGKGEYSVGLAERYPNKNFVGIDIKGARFWRGAKTAVETGLHNVAFIRTQIELINHIFAEKEVDEIWITFPDPQIKYKRTKHRMTNSEFLQLYKKILKKDGVVNLKTDSEFMHGYTLGLLHGEGHEVLYANHNVYVNEGSPEEVTAFQTFYEKQYLEINKAITYIRFKIK from the coding sequence GTGGGAAGCAAAAATAAATTAAAGAGATTCAAGGAAAACGAAACATTCAATAATGTTTTTCAACCAACAAGAGAAGAAGTTGTAGGAGATTTATTTCCGCTAAAAGGGAAATGGAATTCAGACTTCTTTAAAAATGAAAATCCATTAGTGTTGGAATTGGGTTGTGGTAAAGGAGAATACTCTGTTGGTTTAGCCGAGAGATATCCCAATAAGAACTTTGTAGGAATCGATATCAAAGGGGCTCGTTTTTGGCGTGGTGCAAAGACTGCTGTTGAAACGGGATTGCATAATGTGGCATTCATTCGAACTCAAATCGAATTAATCAACCATATTTTTGCAGAAAAGGAAGTCGACGAAATTTGGATCACTTTTCCAGATCCTCAAATAAAATACAAAAGAACAAAACACAGAATGACCAATTCTGAATTTTTACAATTGTATAAAAAAATATTGAAAAAAGACGGTGTTGTAAACCTTAAAACCGATAGTGAGTTTATGCACGGCTATACATTAGGATTGCTTCATGGTGAAGGACATGAAGTTTTATATGCCAACCACAATGTGTATGTAAACGAAGGAAGTCCTGAAGAAGTTACCGCTTTTCAGACCTTTTATGAAAAACAATATTTAGAAATTAATAAAGCAATTACGTACATTCGTTTTAAAATCAAATAG
- the trxA gene encoding thioredoxin: MALAITDATFEEVVLKSTQPVMVDFWAAWCGPCRMVGPIIDEISKEYEGKVVVGKVDVDANQEFAAKYGVRNIPTVLVFHNGEVVGKQVGVAPKQTYADSLDALL; this comes from the coding sequence ATGGCATTAGCAATAACAGATGCTACTTTTGAAGAAGTAGTTTTGAAATCGACACAACCAGTTATGGTTGATTTTTGGGCAGCTTGGTGTGGACCATGTAGAATGGTTGGACCAATCATTGACGAGATAAGTAAAGAATACGAAGGAAAAGTGGTTGTTGGTAAAGTAGATGTAGATGCTAACCAAGAATTTGCTGCAAAATACGGTGTTAGAAACATTCCAACTGTATTGGTTTTCCATAATGGAGAAGTAGTAGGAAAACAAGTAGGAGTAGCTCCAAAACAAACGTATGCAGATAGCTTAGACGCATTGTTGTAA
- a CDS encoding HpaII family restriction endonuclease has product MITGNKGEWSEIYTLFKLLGDKILHPGDENIIKIKNVFYPIIRILRSGTNGDFEYSIQDDIVLISGNEEVLRIPIQEFKDKAISLLNLIKSNRETTFSVPEIEQFMLSINCISLKADSSAKTDITIVVHDQRTNQQPTLGFSIKSQLGNPSTLLNAGKTTNFIFKINGLNLNQDEIDTINTIDTRSKIKDRIEYVVNKGGVFQFIGTEQQVFSNNLILIDSLLPEILANIIYNFYTSNSSKIIDLISKVEEDNPLNFDISNKHKFYEYKTKRLLTDIALGMMPSKVWAGEYDATGGYLIVKEDGEVLCYHVYNKNEFENYLINNTKLDTASSSRHGFGIVYQENEELFFKLNLQIRFIK; this is encoded by the coding sequence ATGATAACAGGAAATAAAGGGGAATGGAGTGAAATATACACTTTGTTCAAACTCTTGGGGGATAAGATTCTCCATCCTGGAGATGAAAATATCATAAAAATAAAAAATGTCTTTTACCCTATTATTAGAATATTGCGTTCAGGTACAAATGGCGATTTTGAATATTCTATTCAGGATGACATCGTATTAATTTCAGGCAATGAAGAAGTTTTAAGAATCCCTATACAAGAGTTTAAGGATAAGGCTATTTCATTGTTAAATTTAATTAAATCTAACAGAGAAACTACTTTTTCTGTACCCGAGATTGAACAGTTTATGCTTAGTATTAATTGTATTTCTTTAAAGGCAGATTCAAGTGCTAAAACTGATATTACAATTGTTGTTCACGACCAAAGGACAAATCAGCAACCAACTCTTGGGTTTAGCATTAAATCACAGTTAGGGAATCCTTCAACTCTTCTTAATGCAGGAAAAACAACAAATTTTATTTTTAAAATTAATGGATTGAATCTTAATCAGGATGAAATAGATACGATTAATACCATTGATACAAGAAGTAAAATAAAAGATCGTATTGAATACGTAGTAAATAAAGGCGGTGTTTTTCAGTTTATTGGGACTGAACAACAAGTTTTTTCTAATAATTTGATTTTAATTGATAGTTTACTACCTGAGATCTTAGCAAATATAATTTACAATTTTTATACAAGTAACTCTTCGAAAATCATCGATTTAATTTCAAAAGTAGAAGAGGATAATCCTTTAAATTTTGATATCTCAAACAAGCATAAATTTTATGAATACAAAACTAAACGACTTTTGACGGATATTGCTTTAGGAATGATGCCATCAAAGGTTTGGGCTGGAGAGTATGATGCAACGGGAGGTTATCTGATAGTAAAGGAAGATGGCGAAGTATTATGTTATCATGTTTATAACAAAAATGAATTTGAAAACTATTTGATAAATAACACAAAATTGGACACTGCAAGTTCTTCTAGACATGGATTTGGTATCGTTTACCAAGAAAATGAAGAACTATTTTTTAAACTGAATTTACAAATACGATTTATAAAATGA
- a CDS encoding helix-turn-helix domain-containing protein, translating to MNIKEKFGFKVKELREQKGFSIEFLANISNVDRTYISDIEKGKRNVSIEIMEKIILALDSDFATFFNELNFKK from the coding sequence ATGAATATAAAGGAAAAATTCGGATTTAAAGTAAAAGAACTAAGAGAGCAAAAAGGCTTCTCTATTGAGTTTTTGGCAAATATTTCAAATGTTGACAGAACTTATATTTCTGATATCGAAAAAGGAAAAAGAAATGTCTCCATAGAAATTATGGAAAAAATAATCCTCGCATTGGATAGTGATTTTGCGACTTTTTTTAACGAATTAAATTTTAAGAAATGA
- a CDS encoding AsmA family protein, which produces MKEFIEKGKQFLKTKRFKKVLKKLAFFIIGFFGIILIFFIGLRMYFIQNKDIITTEINRKINETISGHASIEDINYRFLTGFPNFTVVLKKVEIQDSLYAVHKRSVLKAQEIEVRLNVLSLLHKKVKIDKVILINAKIDLFKDKNGISNFNIFKKKDKISRPKTDTETEIDEVNFKNVVFISQNLQRNKLFHFEVASLKSKIDYTDDGFHTDLYLDVFAKNMAFNTIKGSFIKNQRVKGKLVVQYTDKKNKIEVVSKALKIGDDDFDIKASFGLEKVHPMMNLNIKTHILWLNAAHLLDPHLFKILNHFNITKPLDAQCSIIGDMNAEGDPQIIVDAQIKNNTLVFPDGTVTACNFIGRYINNFNKGLGNNDINSAVIIKDFKGNYEGIPVSIPVAAINNLEKPIATGDFHSNFEVNKLGKVIGEDIFKFSGGTANVDFKFNVDIVDLHISKPHFTGKVDIKNANLLYVPKNLTFQTNILLDFTDKAFFLRNIKYQRDKNVVYLDGRIDNFLNLYYNNPEKMIAVLHLKSPFMDVKNFMGILASNEKRGKTNTITNHITIKKRIAFLQKCQVVLNLNLDKMVYSNLTAKNAKIIISANDKRFFIKQGSIESCGGKITFDSELIPQQNKYDVKTKVTISSVDIPQFLSSFNNFGVKSFDPQNINGKLSAKADLSLKITSNGDLINESARGNLKYEIKNGSLINFNPIIKIGKFAFPNRDVKHIVFNDLYGSVTVKGNFLEVDYFKVSSNVLNFDVGGVYSFQKGTKLGVVIPLRNPADDLKIKDLKEKEAKRYKGIVLHLLVVDGKNDEMKIKLGSLPDKKLQ; this is translated from the coding sequence ATGAAAGAATTTATAGAAAAAGGAAAACAATTTTTGAAGACAAAACGATTTAAAAAGGTTTTAAAAAAATTGGCTTTTTTTATCATTGGCTTTTTTGGAATAATCTTGATTTTCTTTATTGGTTTGCGAATGTATTTCATTCAAAATAAAGACATTATAACGACCGAAATCAATCGGAAAATCAATGAAACTATTTCGGGTCATGCCAGTATCGAAGATATTAACTATAGGTTTTTGACTGGTTTTCCAAATTTTACGGTAGTCCTAAAAAAAGTAGAAATACAAGACAGTTTGTATGCCGTTCATAAAAGAAGTGTGCTTAAAGCTCAAGAAATTGAAGTGCGTTTGAATGTGCTGAGTTTATTGCATAAAAAGGTAAAAATTGACAAAGTAATATTGATTAACGCAAAAATTGATTTGTTTAAAGATAAAAATGGCATATCTAATTTTAATATATTTAAAAAGAAAGACAAAATAAGTAGGCCCAAAACAGATACAGAAACAGAAATCGATGAGGTGAATTTTAAAAATGTAGTGTTTATTTCTCAAAATCTCCAAAGAAACAAATTGTTCCATTTTGAAGTAGCTTCTTTAAAAAGTAAAATTGATTATACAGATGATGGTTTTCATACTGATTTATATTTGGATGTTTTTGCCAAAAATATGGCTTTCAATACTATTAAGGGCAGTTTTATAAAAAACCAAAGAGTTAAGGGAAAACTTGTTGTTCAATACACTGATAAAAAGAATAAAATTGAAGTTGTATCCAAAGCTCTTAAAATAGGTGACGACGATTTTGACATAAAAGCAAGTTTTGGTCTCGAAAAGGTTCACCCGATGATGAATCTCAACATAAAAACGCATATTTTGTGGTTGAATGCTGCTCATTTATTGGATCCGCATTTATTTAAAATTCTAAATCATTTTAATATCACAAAACCCTTGGATGCGCAATGTAGTATTATTGGGGATATGAACGCCGAAGGAGATCCTCAAATTATAGTTGATGCACAAATAAAAAACAACACATTAGTTTTTCCTGATGGAACTGTTACAGCATGCAATTTTATAGGGAGATATATAAATAATTTTAATAAAGGGTTAGGAAATAATGACATTAACTCTGCGGTTATCATTAAAGATTTTAAAGGAAACTACGAGGGAATTCCAGTTTCTATTCCTGTTGCTGCCATCAATAATTTAGAAAAACCCATTGCCACTGGAGATTTTCATTCAAATTTTGAAGTAAATAAATTAGGAAAGGTTATTGGAGAAGATATTTTTAAATTCAGTGGAGGAACAGCCAATGTTGACTTTAAATTCAATGTTGATATTGTGGACTTGCATATTTCAAAACCTCATTTTACAGGAAAAGTGGATATAAAAAATGCTAACCTACTTTATGTTCCCAAGAACTTGACTTTTCAAACGAATATCTTACTGGATTTTACAGATAAAGCCTTTTTCCTTCGAAACATTAAATATCAAAGAGACAAAAACGTTGTTTATTTGGATGGTAGAATAGATAACTTTCTAAATTTGTATTATAACAATCCCGAAAAAATGATTGCTGTACTCCACCTCAAGAGTCCGTTTATGGATGTAAAGAATTTTATGGGTATCTTAGCAAGTAATGAAAAAAGAGGCAAAACGAATACGATTACGAACCATATAACTATAAAAAAAAGAATTGCTTTTTTACAAAAATGCCAAGTAGTATTGAATTTGAATTTGGATAAAATGGTGTATTCCAATTTGACAGCCAAGAATGCAAAAATTATCATTTCGGCCAATGACAAGCGTTTTTTTATCAAGCAAGGATCAATAGAAAGTTGCGGAGGAAAAATCACCTTTGATTCAGAGCTTATTCCACAACAAAATAAATATGATGTAAAAACCAAAGTAACTATCTCATCAGTTGATATTCCTCAATTTTTATCGTCTTTTAATAATTTTGGTGTCAAATCTTTTGACCCTCAAAATATTAATGGAAAACTTTCGGCAAAGGCCGATTTGTCATTAAAAATTACCTCAAACGGAGATTTAATAAATGAATCTGCGAGAGGAAACTTAAAATATGAAATCAAAAACGGATCTTTAATCAATTTTAATCCCATTATCAAAATCGGTAAATTTGCCTTTCCTAACAGAGATGTAAAACATATTGTCTTTAATGATTTGTATGGAAGTGTTACCGTTAAAGGAAATTTTCTTGAAGTTGATTATTTTAAAGTAAGTTCGAATGTATTGAATTTTGACGTTGGAGGTGTCTATTCATTCCAGAAAGGAACCAAATTAGGAGTAGTGATACCGCTTCGGAACCCAGCCGATGATTTAAAAATTAAAGACTTAAAAGAAAAGGAAGCCAAACGTTATAAAGGGATTGTATTGCATTTATTAGTAGTCGACGGAAAAAATGACGAAATGAAAATTAAATTAGGAAGTCTTCCAGATAAAAAATTACAGTAA
- a CDS encoding HPF/RaiA family ribosome-associated protein, with product MKVQINTDKNIEGSDRLEAYFSTEIQRVLSRFDEKVTRIEVHFGDENNAKTGFGDKRCIIEARPANMQPIAVTEHSDSIEKAFNGALDKIKKVLNTTFDKQKAH from the coding sequence ATGAAAGTACAAATCAACACAGACAAGAATATTGAGGGTAGCGATAGATTGGAAGCTTATTTTTCTACAGAAATCCAAAGAGTGTTATCCCGTTTTGATGAAAAAGTAACACGTATTGAAGTGCATTTTGGAGACGAGAATAATGCCAAGACAGGTTTTGGCGACAAACGTTGTATTATTGAGGCTAGACCGGCTAATATGCAACCAATAGCCGTAACAGAACATTCGGATTCTATTGAAAAAGCATTCAATGGTGCCTTAGACAAAATCAAAAAAGTGCTAAACACAACCTTCGACAAACAAAAAGCACACTAA